Proteins from a genomic interval of Nostoc sp. TCL240-02:
- a CDS encoding photosystem II reaction center protein K translates to MEAALLLAKLPEAYQIFDPLVDVLPVIPVFFLLLAFVWQAAVGFR, encoded by the coding sequence ATGGAAGCAGCACTTTTATTAGCAAAACTGCCTGAAGCTTACCAAATTTTCGATCCTTTGGTAGACGTTCTCCCAGTCATCCCTGTATTCTTCTTGTTGCTTGCTTTCGTTTGGCAAGCAGCTGTGGGATTTAGGTAA
- a CDS encoding 2Fe-2S iron-sulfur cluster-binding protein, with the protein MGNIKFVKENKEVVAADGANLRLKAMQNDIDIYTFIGKMTNCGGNGQCGTCIVEIVEGIENLSPRTDVENRKFKKKPENYRLACQTLVNGSVSVVTKP; encoded by the coding sequence ATGGGTAATATCAAATTCGTTAAAGAGAATAAAGAAGTAGTAGCGGCAGATGGTGCCAATCTCCGACTCAAAGCCATGCAAAATGATATTGATATATATACATTCATTGGCAAGATGACCAATTGCGGTGGTAATGGTCAATGTGGTACTTGCATTGTTGAAATAGTCGAAGGAATAGAAAATCTTTCCCCACGCACAGACGTGGAAAATCGGAAATTCAAGAAAAAGCCAGAAAATTACCGCCTTGCGTGTCAAACTTTAGTGAATGGCTCAGTCAGCGTAGTCACAAAGCCTTAA
- a CDS encoding glutamate-5-semialdehyde dehydrogenase, with protein sequence MTVEVLDDHPEPITSAQRAYQASLKLGITKGADRSRAVLAMAQALERSFDDILEANTLDLEASREMAVPELILDWLKLTPTRLEMTVDVLQRLGELSDPLRRVRTADYQLEDSQSYTQLMPLGVIGFIYEAFPDLGAIAAGFCIKTGNSIILKGSTEASHSNAAIAEALQNAIAEVGLAPGCVELITAEHGASIRDLVTQDQYVNLVIPYGRSSLVQQVVRQSTCPVLKSAMGNCYLYWSLNSSLEMVRWMILDSHQSEPDQVNAIEKVLIHRQALPSSLAVLWNSLMEKGFEIRGDAELVQAFPQLQLVKEGEWGNPYLTKTVAFKLVDSLEGAIAWINEYSSGHADSIVTESYQESRQFALGVNSASTYINTSPRFSRNPSRGDSVFLGMSNQKGHRRGFISLETLTTVKHIVQGNGRF encoded by the coding sequence ATGACTGTTGAAGTTTTAGATGACCACCCCGAACCGATTACTAGCGCCCAACGAGCCTATCAAGCTTCCCTAAAGTTGGGGATCACCAAGGGAGCAGACCGAAGTCGTGCAGTATTGGCGATGGCACAAGCCCTTGAGCGCTCATTTGACGACATTCTAGAAGCCAACACGTTGGATTTAGAAGCCAGTCGAGAAATGGCAGTGCCAGAGTTGATATTGGACTGGCTAAAGCTGACTCCCACAAGGCTAGAGATGACAGTAGACGTTTTACAACGGTTAGGGGAATTATCAGATCCGCTACGGCGCGTCAGAACGGCTGATTATCAACTGGAAGATTCCCAGAGTTACACCCAGCTAATGCCTTTGGGAGTGATTGGATTTATTTATGAAGCCTTTCCCGATTTAGGGGCGATCGCAGCAGGTTTTTGTATTAAAACTGGCAATAGTATAATTCTCAAAGGCAGTACTGAAGCTAGCCATTCCAACGCCGCCATCGCTGAAGCACTGCAAAATGCGATCGCAGAAGTTGGTCTAGCTCCGGGCTGTGTAGAGCTGATCACAGCCGAACATGGTGCTTCAATTCGGGATTTAGTCACCCAAGACCAGTACGTGAATTTAGTTATTCCTTACGGACGTTCTAGCTTGGTACAGCAGGTAGTACGACAGTCAACTTGCCCAGTCTTAAAGTCCGCGATGGGTAACTGTTATCTCTACTGGTCGCTAAATTCCAGTTTAGAAATGGTACGTTGGATGATTCTTGATAGCCATCAAAGTGAACCCGATCAAGTCAATGCCATTGAAAAGGTACTCATTCATCGTCAAGCCTTACCATCATCCTTAGCAGTTCTGTGGAACAGCTTGATGGAAAAAGGCTTTGAAATTAGAGGGGATGCAGAACTAGTACAAGCCTTTCCCCAGTTGCAGCTGGTGAAGGAGGGCGAATGGGGAAATCCTTATTTAACAAAGACAGTAGCTTTTAAACTAGTGGATAGCTTAGAGGGTGCGATCGCTTGGATTAATGAATACAGCAGTGGTCATGCTGACTCCATCGTGACTGAATCCTACCAGGAAAGTCGGCAGTTTGCCTTGGGAGTTAATAGCGCCTCTACCTATATCAACACTTCCCCGCGTTTTTCCCGCAACCCCTCGCGGGGAGATTCAGTGTTTCTTGGTATGTCTAACCAAAAAGGTCATAGGCGAGGATTTATCAGCTTAGAAACTTTGACCACCGTTAAGCACATTGTTCAGGGAAATGGTAGGTTTTAA
- the tgt gene encoding tRNA guanosine(34) transglycosylase Tgt, whose amino-acid sequence MSANFSFECLACCSQTKARAGVFFTPHGVVETPRFMPVGTLANVKTITPAQLRDTGAQMILSNTYHLHLQPGEAIVAGGGGLHKFMGWNGPMLTDSGGFQVFSLSEMRKITEEGVTFRSPHDGRIINLTPERSIEIQNTLGADVIMAFDECPPYPATRQEVETATERTYRWLERCITAHQGSEQALFGIVQGGVYLDLRCQAAEALAKLDLPGYAIGGVSVGEPPELMAQIVKVTAPLLPPEKPRYLMGVGTYREMAIAIASGIDLFDCVIPTRWARHGTAIVQGGRWNLKNAKFREDFTPLDETCPCYTCQNFSRAYISHLVRSQEILAYTLLSIHNITELIRFTQHIREAILSDRFTTEFGHWLNEESRDEEWEVGIGD is encoded by the coding sequence ATGAGTGCGAATTTTTCCTTTGAATGTCTTGCTTGCTGTAGTCAGACAAAAGCTAGAGCTGGAGTGTTTTTCACTCCTCACGGGGTTGTAGAAACCCCCAGATTTATGCCAGTGGGTACGCTGGCAAATGTCAAAACTATTACCCCAGCCCAGCTACGAGATACTGGGGCGCAAATGATTTTATCCAATACTTATCATCTTCACCTACAACCAGGGGAAGCGATCGTGGCTGGGGGTGGTGGATTACACAAGTTTATGGGTTGGAATGGCCCAATGCTCACAGATTCCGGTGGGTTTCAGGTGTTCAGCTTAAGCGAGATGCGGAAAATTACTGAAGAAGGTGTAACTTTCCGCTCACCACATGATGGACGAATTATTAACTTGACACCAGAACGCTCTATTGAGATTCAAAATACTTTGGGGGCAGATGTGATCATGGCCTTTGATGAGTGTCCCCCCTACCCAGCGACTCGCCAAGAGGTTGAAACTGCTACTGAACGGACTTATCGCTGGTTAGAACGCTGCATAACGGCTCATCAAGGTAGTGAGCAGGCTTTGTTTGGGATTGTACAAGGGGGCGTGTATTTGGATTTGCGTTGTCAGGCGGCTGAAGCTTTGGCTAAGTTAGATTTGCCTGGATATGCCATTGGTGGCGTGAGTGTGGGAGAACCGCCAGAATTGATGGCTCAGATTGTAAAAGTGACAGCACCGCTTCTACCACCCGAAAAGCCGCGTTATTTGATGGGTGTGGGTACTTATCGGGAAATGGCGATCGCGATCGCATCTGGTATAGATTTATTTGATTGCGTAATTCCCACTCGCTGGGCGAGACATGGAACGGCAATAGTCCAGGGCGGACGCTGGAATTTAAAAAATGCTAAGTTTCGTGAAGATTTTACGCCGTTAGATGAAACTTGTCCCTGCTACACTTGTCAAAATTTTAGCCGTGCTTACATATCTCATTTGGTGCGATCGCAAGAAATTTTAGCTTATACCTTGTTGAGCATTCACAACATTACCGAGCTAATTCGCTTTACCCAGCATATTAGAGAAGCAATATTAAGCGATCGCTTCACCACAGAATTTGGCCACTGGCTCAACGAAGAAAGTCGAGATGAGGAGTGGGAAGTGGGGATTGGGGACTAG
- the psbM gene encoding photosystem II reaction center protein PsbM: MQVNDLGFVASILFVLVPTVFLLILYIQTASRQGGKDS; encoded by the coding sequence ATGCAAGTTAATGACCTGGGGTTCGTAGCGAGCATTTTGTTCGTATTAGTTCCCACTGTGTTTTTACTAATTCTGTACATCCAAACTGCTAGCCGTCAAGGTGGAAAAGATAGTTAA
- a CDS encoding CBS domain-containing protein produces the protein MDLILCHTTADFDALGAAVGLTRLLPGSKIVLTGGSHPPVRDFLALHRDEYPLIERRSVNPEKIRSLSVVDTQQRDRLGKAAEWLDLPHLGEIIVYDHHLGQESDIPATRSHISSVGATTTLIVEQLQQQEISLTPAEATVMALGIHVDTGSLTFDQSTARDALALAWLMQQGASLSVISTYRDPGLSLQLQQLLTEALENLEYLCLHGYTVAWVTLKTDAFVPGLSSLASELVELTEIDAILLANEYPLSESDSRLTVIGRSQIPKTNLNLLFQLLGGGGHSQAASLNLRGVDSQAILKQLLDGVKAQIPHPLTARDLMSSPVRTILPETTIAEAQRILLRYGHSGLSVVDKGQLVGIISRRDLDIALHHGFSHAPVKGYMTTNLKTITPDTTLPQIESLMVTYDIGRLPVLENEQLVGIVTRTDVLRELHQERDENGEEGEEERQKSNINLPKLQNKLAPQLWQLLTIASQEAEKRGWHLYLVGGAVRDLLLAETAGSLMIKDIDLVVDGFHKSADVGAGVELAKALQQLYSAARLEIHGAFQTAALLWHKDPELDSLWVDIATARTEFYPYPAANPEVEASSIRQDLYRRDFTINAIALRLTSPRSGELLDFFGGLLDLQEAKKIRVLHPNSFIEDPTRIYRGVRFAVRFGFEIEPQTEEFIRYAINSGVYDRTSQENTKTPALQTRLKTELKHILEAPYWKSALQLLDNLGALQCIHPTLKLDGLLLRQLRLLERCLRRFDAEQTLIHWQMRLEALIAHLPPEYRVKVAQNLQLQDDSIVRLKNLAQSFSQVMDYLPTFERPSQVVQLLGQYDLPMLILIALQSPRSLRHRIWEYLTVWANVQPLLNGNDLKKLGYKPGPQYRQILDDVVAATLDRVIKDRAEAEEFLAKHYPL, from the coding sequence ATGGATTTAATTCTTTGCCACACAACCGCAGATTTTGACGCACTAGGAGCAGCAGTAGGGTTAACGCGCCTACTACCGGGAAGCAAAATTGTGCTGACTGGCGGTTCTCATCCTCCTGTGCGGGATTTTTTAGCATTGCATCGGGATGAATATCCGCTAATTGAACGCCGTTCGGTGAATCCAGAAAAAATTCGTTCTCTGAGTGTGGTGGATACGCAACAGCGCGATCGCTTGGGTAAAGCTGCTGAGTGGTTAGATTTACCCCATCTTGGAGAGATTATAGTTTATGACCATCACTTAGGGCAAGAGTCAGATATTCCCGCCACGCGATCGCATATTTCTTCAGTTGGAGCCACCACAACTTTAATTGTGGAGCAATTGCAACAACAGGAAATTTCCTTGACTCCTGCCGAAGCAACTGTTATGGCTTTGGGTATCCACGTTGACACCGGCTCTTTAACATTTGACCAGTCCACGGCACGGGATGCCTTAGCTTTGGCTTGGTTGATGCAACAAGGTGCGAGTTTATCAGTAATTTCTACCTACCGTGACCCTGGCTTGTCTTTGCAATTGCAGCAGTTATTAACTGAGGCGTTGGAAAATTTAGAATATCTTTGCCTGCATGGATATACAGTTGCTTGGGTAACTCTAAAAACAGATGCTTTTGTGCCAGGGCTATCGAGTTTGGCTTCAGAACTTGTGGAATTAACCGAAATTGATGCCATTCTGTTGGCTAATGAGTATCCCTTGAGTGAAAGTGATTCACGGTTAACTGTAATTGGGCGATCGCAAATTCCCAAAACAAATCTTAACCTATTATTCCAACTTCTAGGAGGCGGCGGTCATTCTCAAGCCGCATCACTAAATCTAAGAGGAGTTGATTCACAAGCAATATTAAAACAACTCCTTGACGGAGTAAAAGCCCAAATTCCCCACCCCCTCACTGCGAGGGATTTGATGTCCTCTCCTGTTCGCACCATTCTGCCTGAAACTACAATTGCTGAAGCACAGCGCATTTTGTTGCGTTATGGACACTCTGGTTTATCTGTAGTCGATAAAGGGCAACTAGTAGGTATTATTTCGCGTCGGGATCTTGATATTGCCTTGCACCACGGATTTAGTCATGCGCCAGTCAAGGGCTACATGACCACAAATCTCAAAACAATTACACCAGATACAACACTGCCACAAATAGAGTCGCTAATGGTGACTTATGATATCGGACGCTTGCCAGTACTGGAGAATGAGCAGTTAGTTGGTATCGTCACTCGTACTGATGTCTTGCGGGAATTACATCAGGAAAGAGATGAAAACGGAGAAGAGGGAGAGGAGGAGAGACAGAAAAGTAATATTAATCTCCCGAAATTGCAAAATAAACTTGCTCCTCAGTTATGGCAATTACTCACCATCGCATCGCAAGAAGCCGAAAAACGGGGTTGGCATCTTTATCTCGTTGGGGGTGCAGTGCGGGATTTGCTGTTAGCTGAGACAGCAGGTAGCTTGATGATTAAAGATATTGACCTAGTAGTTGATGGCTTTCACAAATCAGCAGATGTTGGCGCTGGCGTGGAACTAGCAAAAGCACTCCAACAACTTTACTCTGCGGCTCGTTTAGAAATCCACGGGGCTTTTCAAACTGCTGCTTTGTTGTGGCATAAAGACCCAGAATTAGATTCTCTTTGGGTAGATATTGCTACGGCTAGAACAGAGTTTTATCCTTACCCGGCGGCGAATCCAGAAGTTGAGGCGAGTTCGATTCGTCAAGACTTATATCGTCGAGATTTTACCATTAATGCGATCGCTTTGCGGCTCACCTCTCCCCGCTCAGGCGAATTACTCGATTTCTTTGGCGGTTTACTCGATTTACAAGAAGCTAAAAAAATTCGGGTTTTACACCCCAACAGCTTTATCGAAGATCCCACCCGCATTTATCGTGGCGTGCGTTTTGCCGTGCGCTTCGGATTTGAAATTGAACCGCAAACTGAAGAATTTATTCGCTATGCCATCAACAGTGGCGTTTACGATCGCACTTCTCAAGAGAATACCAAAACTCCAGCCCTGCAAACTCGACTGAAAACAGAATTAAAGCACATCCTAGAAGCCCCATACTGGAAATCAGCTTTGCAGTTACTCGATAACTTAGGAGCGTTGCAATGTATCCATCCTACCCTTAAGCTAGATGGGTTACTCTTGCGACAATTACGTTTGTTAGAACGTTGTTTACGACGATTTGATGCTGAACAAACTCTCATTCACTGGCAAATGCGTCTAGAAGCATTAATCGCCCACCTACCGCCTGAATATCGGGTGAAAGTAGCACAGAATTTGCAATTACAAGACGATAGCATTGTTAGGTTGAAAAACTTAGCCCAAAGCTTTAGTCAAGTGATGGACTATTTACCCACTTTTGAACGCCCAAGTCAAGTAGTGCAGTTGTTGGGACAGTACGACTTACCAATGCTGATTTTAATTGCTTTGCAAAGTCCGCGATCGCTTAGACATCGAATTTGGGAATATTTAACAGTTTGGGCGAATGTACAGCCACTTTTGAATGGCAATGATTTAAAGAAACTTGGTTACAAACCAGGGCCACAGTATCGGCAAATATTAGATGATGTAGTTGCTGCTACCTTGGATAGAGTGATTAAAGATAGGGCTGAGGCTGAAGAGTTTTTAGCCAAGCATTATCCCCTGTAA
- a CDS encoding Uma2 family endonuclease has product MQTQTSKKYYTPDEYLQLEETSESKNEYRDGEIVSMPSGTTNHNEIALNFCTTFKFMMRGKNYKIYMGDVKLWIQRYRIYTYPDVMVILGKPIYEGNGTTQVTNPSIIVEVLSNSTQNYDRTNKFRFYHSILELQEYIMIDQYEYLVELFTKNANSQWVLTEMDAASNRYGFILAVL; this is encoded by the coding sequence ATGCAAACACAAACATCAAAAAAATACTACACTCCAGATGAATATTTACAACTAGAGGAGACATCAGAATCCAAAAATGAATATAGAGATGGAGAAATAGTTTCTATGCCTAGTGGTACGACTAATCACAATGAAATTGCTCTGAATTTTTGCACAACTTTTAAATTTATGATGCGGGGTAAAAATTACAAAATATACATGGGTGATGTCAAATTGTGGATACAGCGTTATCGGATTTACACCTATCCAGATGTGATGGTTATTTTGGGTAAACCAATATATGAAGGAAATGGCACTACCCAAGTGACAAATCCTTCAATTATTGTAGAAGTCTTGTCCAACTCAACACAAAACTACGATAGAACAAATAAATTTAGATTTTATCATTCCATTCTTGAACTACAAGAATATATAATGATTGACCAATATGAATATCTGGTTGAGCTGTTTACTAAAAATGCTAATAGTCAATGGGTATTAACTGAAATGGATGCGGCATCAAATCGTTATGGATTTATTTTAGCAGTATTGTAG
- a CDS encoding universal stress protein, giving the protein MINKILLTVSGLGHAEEMLKTLREIPSIESAKVTILHVVQAQNTAATMTTKWENGGKILANAIQTLNLDPSQVSSILREGDPKDVVCQVADEIDADLIVMGSRGLKRLQSILSNSVSQYVFQLSSRPMLLVKDDIYVKRIKRIMVAIDNSDSAKNCLKLALFLLRDIQGGQLILANISTDLGGKKSEITEVNSDKNPVLAAAVAEAQKQGIQSRTYISSGKPGEEICRLAEELNIDLLLLGSPDRRPSIAKSFVDIDRLIGSSLSDYVRVNATCPVLLARTIAY; this is encoded by the coding sequence ATGATAAACAAAATTTTGCTGACTGTATCGGGATTGGGACACGCAGAAGAAATGCTCAAAACTCTTAGAGAAATCCCTTCAATTGAATCTGCGAAAGTTACAATTTTGCATGTTGTTCAGGCACAAAATACTGCTGCTACCATGACAACTAAATGGGAAAATGGTGGTAAAATTTTGGCTAATGCTATTCAAACTTTGAACTTAGATCCTAGCCAGGTTTCTTCAATTTTGCGCGAAGGCGACCCCAAAGATGTAGTTTGCCAAGTAGCTGATGAAATCGACGCTGACTTGATTGTTATGGGTTCACGCGGACTGAAGCGACTACAATCTATTTTATCGAACTCAGTTAGTCAGTATGTTTTCCAGCTATCTTCTCGCCCCATGTTGTTGGTAAAAGATGATATTTATGTGAAAAGAATTAAGCGCATTATGGTGGCAATAGACAACTCTGATTCTGCAAAAAACTGCTTGAAATTGGCACTGTTTTTACTGCGAGATATTCAGGGAGGCCAGTTAATTTTGGCAAATATTAGTACAGATTTAGGTGGTAAAAAATCGGAAATAACCGAGGTTAACTCAGATAAAAATCCAGTTTTAGCAGCCGCAGTTGCAGAAGCTCAAAAACAAGGTATCCAATCTCGTACTTATATCAGCAGTGGGAAACCTGGTGAAGAAATTTGTCGGTTGGCAGAGGAGTTGAATATAGATTTATTATTGCTAGGCTCTCCAGATCGTCGTCCGTCTATTGCTAAGAGTTTTGTTGATATAGACCGACTCATCGGATCTTCCTTGTCTGACTATGTTCGAGTCAATGCCACTTGTCCGGTATTGTTGGCGCGGACTATAGCTTATTAA
- the ribH gene encoding 6,7-dimethyl-8-ribityllumazine synthase, producing the protein MAVFEGTFTQTEPLRFAVVIGRFNDLVTGKLLEGCQDCLKRHGVDPNPQGNQVDYVWVPGSFEVPLVARQLALSHRYDAVICLGAVIRGQTPHFDYVSAEVSKGIAAASFQTGVPVIFGILTVDTMQQALERAGIKGNHGWDYALNALEMASLMRQLRSNLAEPYSRGSQSLPASFQSASIGNLTAESEELD; encoded by the coding sequence ATGGCAGTTTTCGAGGGAACTTTTACCCAAACGGAGCCTTTGCGGTTTGCAGTGGTGATTGGTCGATTCAATGACCTTGTTACCGGAAAGCTGCTAGAGGGATGTCAAGATTGCTTGAAACGCCACGGTGTAGATCCTAACCCCCAAGGTAATCAGGTGGACTATGTTTGGGTTCCGGGAAGTTTTGAGGTACCTTTAGTAGCTCGCCAACTAGCACTTTCCCATCGTTATGATGCTGTAATTTGTCTAGGTGCAGTCATTCGCGGGCAAACACCCCATTTTGACTATGTATCCGCCGAAGTTTCTAAAGGCATTGCCGCCGCTAGCTTTCAAACTGGAGTGCCAGTAATTTTTGGCATTTTGACAGTAGACACTATGCAGCAAGCCTTAGAACGGGCAGGCATCAAAGGTAATCATGGCTGGGATTATGCCCTGAATGCCCTAGAAATGGCAAGTCTCATGCGGCAATTGCGTTCTAACCTAGCAGAGCCATATTCTCGTGGTAGCCAGTCTTTGCCAGCCTCTTTTCAAAGTGCCAGCATCGGTAATTTAACGGCGGAGTCAGAAGAACTCGACTAG
- a CDS encoding alkaline phosphatase, with protein sequence MELMDGTRLLANRCRRRSFLLGAGFLTGLTIASQLHPVLASSRFSGYPFSLGVASGDPLPDGVVIWTRLAPNPLSGGGMPLVNVPVRWQVALDENMRQVVRRGTVLATPELAHSVHVDVRGLDPDRWYWYQFQVGREVSPIGRTRTAPASYSYTKQLNFAFVSCQDWQNGYYTAYRHLAEENLDLVVHLGDYIYEYGPQSGGPRQHNSPEIITLADYRDRYALYRTDQSLQAAHAAFPWIVTWDDHEVDNNYANLIPEDNQTEEAFRKRRASAYQAYYEHMPLRQSSLPKGPDALLYRRLTFGNLAEFNVLDTRQYRTNQPCNDGLKPRCPEAFDPNATMTGSEQEQWLRKGLDQSRSRWNVIAQQVMFGQYNFNSSSGPGVFNMDQWDGYVAARNRLLSFLNQRKPSNPVVISGDIHSSWVHDLKLDFNNPNSTTVGTEFVGTSITSDFPTSFIAPVQAALPNNPHTKFFDGAYRGYVRCNLTPQRWQTDYRVVSSIVDLNASVKTLASFTVQNGQPGAHLS encoded by the coding sequence ATGGAACTTATGGATGGCACACGCCTCTTAGCAAATCGGTGCAGACGGCGGAGTTTTTTGTTGGGTGCAGGATTCTTAACTGGGTTAACAATTGCTAGCCAGTTGCATCCGGTATTAGCTAGCTCAAGGTTTTCTGGTTATCCGTTTAGTCTTGGTGTTGCCTCTGGCGATCCTTTGCCGGATGGTGTTGTTATCTGGACACGGCTGGCTCCAAATCCACTTTCTGGAGGGGGAATGCCATTGGTAAATGTGCCAGTGCGGTGGCAAGTTGCCCTTGATGAAAACATGAGACAGGTGGTGCGGCGAGGAACAGTGCTGGCAACACCAGAGTTAGCGCACTCAGTCCATGTTGATGTGCGTGGATTAGACCCTGACCGTTGGTACTGGTATCAATTTCAAGTGGGTAGGGAAGTGAGCCCCATTGGGCGGACTCGCACAGCACCAGCATCTTATAGCTATACCAAACAACTAAACTTTGCTTTTGTCTCCTGTCAAGACTGGCAAAATGGCTACTATACGGCTTATCGGCATCTGGCTGAAGAAAACCTCGACCTTGTGGTTCATCTAGGTGATTACATTTACGAATACGGGCCACAATCTGGTGGGCCGCGCCAGCATAACAGTCCAGAAATCATCACTCTTGCAGACTACCGCGATCGCTACGCTCTGTACAGAACAGACCAGAGTCTCCAAGCTGCTCATGCTGCTTTTCCCTGGATTGTCACTTGGGACGATCATGAAGTTGACAATAACTATGCCAACTTAATCCCCGAAGACAACCAAACCGAAGAGGCTTTTAGGAAACGCCGAGCTAGTGCTTACCAGGCTTATTACGAACACATGCCCCTCCGTCAGTCTTCGCTGCCCAAGGGTCCTGATGCACTGCTTTATCGTCGCTTGACTTTCGGTAATTTAGCTGAGTTCAACGTTCTAGATACCAGGCAGTATCGCACTAACCAACCTTGTAATGATGGACTGAAGCCTCGCTGCCCAGAAGCTTTTGATCCAAATGCCACTATGACCGGCTCAGAACAAGAGCAGTGGCTACGAAAAGGGTTAGATCAATCGCGATCGCGCTGGAATGTGATTGCTCAACAGGTTATGTTCGGCCAGTACAATTTTAATAGTAGTTCAGGCCCCGGTGTCTTCAATATGGATCAGTGGGACGGCTATGTGGCTGCACGGAATCGACTGTTAAGTTTTCTCAACCAGCGTAAACCTTCTAATCCTGTGGTAATTAGCGGAGATATCCATTCTAGTTGGGTACACGATTTGAAGCTTGATTTTAATAACCCCAACTCAACAACGGTAGGCACTGAGTTCGTCGGAACCTCAATTACCTCTGACTTTCCCACATCATTTATTGCTCCAGTTCAAGCTGCTCTACCCAACAATCCTCATACTAAGTTCTTTGATGGTGCTTACCGAGGATACGTCCGTTGCAACCTTACGCCACAACGCTGGCAAACTGACTACCGCGTTGTATCAAGCATCGTTGACTTAAATGCCTCCGTCAAAACCCTAGCTTCGTTTACAGTCCAAAACGGACAACCAGGAGCGCATCTAAGTTAA
- the psbZ gene encoding photosystem II reaction center protein PsbZ, with amino-acid sequence MTIIFQFALIGLVLLSFVLVVGVPVAYATPQNWVESKKLLWVGSAVWIALVFLVGLLNFFVV; translated from the coding sequence ATGACCATAATATTCCAATTTGCCTTGATAGGTCTAGTCCTATTGTCCTTTGTCCTGGTTGTAGGCGTTCCGGTTGCTTACGCTACTCCCCAAAATTGGGTTGAATCTAAAAAACTACTCTGGGTTGGTTCTGCCGTCTGGATTGCTTTGGTATTTTTAGTTGGTTTGTTAAACTTTTTTGTCGTGTAG